The DNA window ACCATCGCTGTCGATCTCGACAACCGATCGAGCGCCGTCAATCACCAACAGGCGGGGCGTACCTTCGGGCCGTTTCAAGACGAGGATGTTGCCTGGATTTTTCACATCGTCTGCCGACCACAATTTCGTCAGCTTGAGCTTTTCTGGTTCCGACCGTGGAGCCGGCGGGGTCGCTTTCGAAATCGGAATCAGCGAGCCGGCTACCGTCGCTTCGGCTGGCACCTCGAACTTGAAGGCCTGTTCGTCGAACTTTGGATCGAATTGCGCTTTGACAAAATTGACGGTCAAGCCTGTCGTTTTCTCACCCGGTTGTTCCCATTGCTTGCTCAGCAGCGGGGGCATGTCGAGCCGCGCTAACACATTCGTCTTGGTGTCAACCCAAAACACGAATTTGCCGAATGTACTATCAAGCTCGACGCGATGGCACAGTCTGCCGTCGGTGGTTTCTTGTGCGAGCAGCTTGGGCGGCGCCATTGCATCGCGAAACATTTGTTCGAGTGGATTTTCCATCATCAATAGCAAAATGGTGATGGGCGGCCCCGCCGGGGTCGCTTCGAGGGCACGTTGAAGCTGCGGATCGCGCACCACATCGGTTGGGGTTAGCTTGGCGGGCGCAGGAACCTTCATGACCACTTTAGGCACATGCGGCACCGTGGCGAAGAAATCCTTGCCATCGCTTACGACTCGGGCGTCGTAGCATTCCATCCGCAACCGATTTGGCCGCTCAAAAGCCAATTCAAGGTGGAACAATTGCTCGAGCGAGTCGCCGTTGCGAGTGAAATACCGAAATACTTTCGCCTCATCGGCGTAGCTGTTCGCCTTGGCGTACGCCGCCTCCATATCTTTGAGCACCTGTTGAGCCGTGCGAGCTTCGGACGCTTCGCCTTTTGTGGCGTCGGGCTTCTGGTTCGCATCCATAGTCTTCGTTTCTTCGGCCGTAGCCTGAGACGAAGTGTTGGCTCCCGCACCGTTGCATCCGGAAGCGGCAACCGCCATAGCGGCAATAACGACAAACAACAGGCCAGCGGCGGCGCCGAACGCGGCTTGACGGCGATGCTTACGATGATTGGCAAGCTTCATGACTTAAATTTCCTGGTAAGTCCTCGAAATGCGAAAGGCTATCGTCGGCGTTAAACAGCGGCACGTAATTTCACCAACAAGAGGGGGATGCTATCGTTTTGCCGACTACGCAAGGGCTGGAATATCCCGCCAGCGATTTTCGATAATGAACGAATCGACCAAACGTGGGATTATGAACGTAATTGAGCAATTGGGTAAAGCTCAGTAAATTCATGCGCTCCCAGTAGTTCTTTGTGCGATGCTTTGTTCTCGAATCGCACAAAACGCGTTTACCCATCCTTCGTAGACTGCCTAAGCAGCCTTCGTTTTCCTTTGACTACCGACAATAGACGCATTTCCGTGGCCACACAGGTCACGAAGTGGAGAAGTGGAGCCGATCTAACCGCTTTTTGACGGGCGCAGGTTCGATTTAGAATTGCATCGGTAGCGCCTGAGCAGCAAATAAAAACGGCTCGATATGATGCGCCCGCGGCAAATTCTCCGAAAATCCTGCAGCACATGACCTCAACGCTAAAATTCGGCTCCCTGGGCCAATTGCAATTTGAACTACCGCCATCGGTGCTCGTAGCCGACTTTGCTAGTCCCGCGCAGACACAGCAGCACGATGTTTTGAGATCGATCGCGGCAGCAGTGGAGACGCCGCTCGATTTTCCACCGATTAAGCAAGCCGTGGTGCCGGGAGATCATGTTGTTTTGGCGGTGGCTTCCGGGGTGCCAGGGGTGACCGATGTGGTTGCGGCAGTGGTGCCTGCGCTGATGGAAGGGGGCGTGGCAGCGGATGACATCACTGTCGTGCAGACGCAGGCCGATGTGGTTGCCGGAGCGATCGACCCGCGAGCCGGGTTGCCCGAGAATTTTCGCCATCGCGTGCAGCTATTTACGCATAACTCAGGTGAGCAAACGCAACTCAGCTACTTGGCTGCCGATGATCGCTCAGAGCCAATTTATTTGAATCGACGAATGTGCGAGGCAGATTTTGTCCTCCCGATCGGCTGTCTGCGGCCGAGTGACGCGATCATTTCCAACGGCCGCAAGTCCCTTTGGAATGAAACCATTTATCCAACCTTTGGAGATAGCAAGTCGATCGAACATTGGGCGTCCAATGGAGTGCCGCAAAGCAAAGGGCAGTTAGCCCATCGGCATCGACAAATCGATGCAGTCGCGTGGCAACTTGGGGTGCAAGTGACGGCACAAGTAGTACCGGCCGGTGGCGGTCGCTCGCTCGAAGTGCTGATTGGTTCGCCTGAACGAGTGTTTTGCGACGGCCGGGAGTTGTGCCGACAAGCTTGGCAGCGTGAAGTACCGCGACGCGCAAGGTTGGTGGTTGCAGGGATCGGCGGCGGATCCGAGCAGCAGACATGGGAGAATGTCGGCCGGGCGCTAGAGGCCGCGCTAAGTATCGTGTCCGACAACGGCGCGATTGTGATTTGCTCGGAACTGACCGAACCTCTCGGCCCCGCCTTGAAGCACCTTGCCGCGGCGGCGGATACTTCGGCGGCGCAACAACGGCTACGGAAGATGCATTCCAGCGATGCAGCGTTAGCGCGGCTGTTGGCGAGCGAACTGGAACGTGTCTCGGTATATTTGCTTAGCGCGCACGACGAGGATGTTGTCGTGCCGTTGGGCATTGCACATGTCAGTGAGGCGGCGGAAATTGGACGATTGGTAGCGCGGTCCGAATCGTGCATTTTGCTGGCCGATGCACAATATGTAGTACCCAGAGTCGCAGGGGAACCTTAATGCACCGCTCACGATTGCAAGGGTGGTCATTCTTTCCCATCGTCGATGCAGTATCTGTTGCAGCCATGCACCTGCAAGGTCTGCTTCCAACTTTATGTCGAGTCCTCTGAGATGGTTGAACCAGACGCTGAATTTGAAACGCAATATGCGGCATTGACAAATGGGGTCGGGTTGGTTGATCTGAGTGCGCGCACACAGATCGAACTGACTGGCGCCGATCGCGGGAAGTTTTTGCACAATCTTTGCACGAATGCGGTGCGCGACCTGCCTGTGGGGGGCGGCTGCGAGGCGTTCCTGCTCAATGCCAAAGGGCATGTCGTCGGCCATGTGTTGTCATTCGTTGGACCGGAGTCGATTGTGCTGGAAGCAGCGCCGGAACAGAGTAGGCCGCTGCTGGATCATCTTGATCGGTACATCATTCGGGAAGATGTCCAGCTTCACGATCGTTCGACCGAGTGGGCAGAATTGCTGCTCGCAGGGGATCAGGCCGACGCACTCTTGACAAATTGCGATCTGGCCGCGCCGGTAGCGCGGATGCAACATGCGGCGGCTTCGCTTGTCGGCCACGGGGTTTGGCTGCGACGAGTAGACTTGATTGGCCCGAAAGATTTTTCGATTGCCGTTCGGCGAGAAGCATTCGATGAGGTAGTCCGGGCACTGGTTCACGCGGGCGCGACGCGTTGCGGCTGGGACGTCTTCGAGACTTGTCGCATCGAGCAGGGCACACCGCTTTATGGTCGCGATATCGGCGAGGAAAATCTGCCGCAGGAGATCGATCGTGATCGGTTCGCGATTAGTTTCACAAAAGGCTGCTACATAGGGCAGGAAACGGTGGCGCGAATCGACTCTTTGGGACATGTGAATCGGCTGCTGCGCGGCATCAGGATTGCGGCCGCGGCCGCTCCGCCCAGCGGCACAGATCTGCTCAGCCTCGACAAAGTTGTCGGGCAAGTTACTTCATCGTGTTGGTCGCCGCGTTTGAAGACACCGCTGGCTCTGGCCTATGTGCGGCGGGGGTATCACGAGCCGGGAACGCAGCTGTCGGCCGTGGGAATGGAGGCTGAAGTAGTCGCGCTGCC is part of the Pirellulales bacterium genome and encodes:
- a CDS encoding aminomethyltransferase family protein, giving the protein MVEPDAEFETQYAALTNGVGLVDLSARTQIELTGADRGKFLHNLCTNAVRDLPVGGGCEAFLLNAKGHVVGHVLSFVGPESIVLEAAPEQSRPLLDHLDRYIIREDVQLHDRSTEWAELLLAGDQADALLTNCDLAAPVARMQHAAASLVGHGVWLRRVDLIGPKDFSIAVRREAFDEVVRALVHAGATRCGWDVFETCRIEQGTPLYGRDIGEENLPQEIDRDRFAISFTKGCYIGQETVARIDSLGHVNRLLRGIRIAAAAAPPSGTDLLSLDKVVGQVTSSCWSPRLKTPLALAYVRRGYHEPGTQLSAVGMEAEVVALPVF
- a CDS encoding DUF2092 domain-containing protein, with protein sequence MKLANHRKHRRQAAFGAAAGLLFVVIAAMAVAASGCNGAGANTSSQATAEETKTMDANQKPDATKGEASEARTAQQVLKDMEAAYAKANSYADEAKVFRYFTRNGDSLEQLFHLELAFERPNRLRMECYDARVVSDGKDFFATVPHVPKVVMKVPAPAKLTPTDVVRDPQLQRALEATPAGPPITILLLMMENPLEQMFRDAMAPPKLLAQETTDGRLCHRVELDSTFGKFVFWVDTKTNVLARLDMPPLLSKQWEQPGEKTTGLTVNFVKAQFDPKFDEQAFKFEVPAEATVAGSLIPISKATPPAPRSEPEKLKLTKLWSADDVKNPGNILVLKRPEGTPRLLVIDGARSVVEIDSDGKTVARHGFDLPPAALVTYLRNAVDKDGKQVFAGSAYGQPQLHVFDENWKRRMSFPKSEDAPNAQLTNIVLSDLAGDGSPELCVGYLGDIGIQGVALDGQRLWRDVSMKAPYPATVTEPDASGKRRLLCTHQDGTLAVFDDQKPVGEVLVPNRMIVNILGADVDGSGKNKYCTLGYSQEHNNLAMGIALEGQELWIYDLPDGDPGSSVEMLSAADIAGDTTKEWLIVAPDSSIHMLNADGTPLDKFNCGAMVYGLAGATLGDKKVLLIARALEKPEGDAHSVLEAWQLEVK
- a CDS encoding DUF2088 domain-containing protein produces the protein MTSTLKFGSLGQLQFELPPSVLVADFASPAQTQQHDVLRSIAAAVETPLDFPPIKQAVVPGDHVVLAVASGVPGVTDVVAAVVPALMEGGVAADDITVVQTQADVVAGAIDPRAGLPENFRHRVQLFTHNSGEQTQLSYLAADDRSEPIYLNRRMCEADFVLPIGCLRPSDAIISNGRKSLWNETIYPTFGDSKSIEHWASNGVPQSKGQLAHRHRQIDAVAWQLGVQVTAQVVPAGGGRSLEVLIGSPERVFCDGRELCRQAWQREVPRRARLVVAGIGGGSEQQTWENVGRALEAALSIVSDNGAIVICSELTEPLGPALKHLAAAADTSAAQQRLRKMHSSDAALARLLASELERVSVYLLSAHDEDVVVPLGIAHVSEAAEIGRLVARSESCILLADAQYVVPRVAGEP